From Halanaeroarchaeum sulfurireducens, a single genomic window includes:
- a CDS encoding NAD-dependent deacylase, with the protein MSRDAVAEALVSADHAIALTGAGISTPSGVRDFRGENGLYGEFDQSDISIGRFERDPGGFWRDWVAIHAEQFDDDPVEPNPAHEALSDLENAGVLDALVTQNVDGLHHAAGSESVLHLHGTAARSTCQDCGRTVETTSTIAGSADATYPPTCDECDGVLKPDTVLFGEQLPPGAMKRARRHAEDTDVLLAAGSSLTVNPAASLPRTADRNGATVVIVNLDETPADSLADHVLREPVEDALPDIADRVLEAKR; encoded by the coding sequence ATGTCACGCGACGCAGTTGCCGAGGCGCTCGTATCGGCCGATCACGCCATCGCGCTGACCGGTGCGGGGATAAGCACCCCGTCTGGCGTACGGGACTTCAGAGGCGAGAACGGGCTCTATGGGGAATTCGATCAGAGCGATATCTCGATCGGGCGATTCGAGCGTGATCCGGGCGGCTTCTGGCGTGACTGGGTCGCCATTCACGCCGAACAGTTCGACGACGACCCCGTCGAACCCAACCCAGCACACGAGGCACTTTCGGACCTCGAGAACGCAGGGGTACTCGACGCGCTCGTCACGCAGAACGTTGACGGGCTCCACCACGCCGCCGGGTCCGAATCGGTCCTCCACCTGCACGGGACCGCGGCGCGATCCACGTGCCAGGACTGCGGTCGAACGGTAGAAACGACATCTACGATCGCGGGCAGCGCCGACGCCACCTATCCGCCAACGTGTGATGAGTGCGATGGCGTGTTGAAGCCCGATACGGTGCTGTTCGGCGAACAACTCCCTCCAGGGGCGATGAAACGGGCCAGACGACACGCCGAAGACACCGACGTCTTGCTCGCCGCCGGTTCGTCACTGACGGTCAATCCGGCCGCGAGCCTGCCCCGGACGGCAGACAGGAACGGCGCCACCGTCGTCATCGTCAACCTCGACGAGACGCCCGCCGACTCCCTTGCCGATCACGTCCTGCGTGAGCCAGTCGAGGACGCGCTCCCGGACATCGCCGATCGGGTACTCGAGGCGAAGCGGTAG
- a CDS encoding DUF4382 domain-containing protein has product MRRRRFLKTSTGVGIVLLAGCAGDDTGTGEFRLLISDQPMAIEEFDSLDVTLSSARIFQAGDDEELTSAVVNDTVNETEEGEDGDGEGFVEFDIDNVTVDLTTVKGDRAVSVVEGELEAGRYSGIELRVANAEGVVDGESVDVMVPSDRLRIVRPFEIGADEELDFVFDITVIQKGPTGGYNLLPVIGKSGVAGDDVEVEEVEPEETG; this is encoded by the coding sequence ATGAGGCGACGCCGGTTCCTCAAAACCTCGACCGGTGTTGGAATCGTGTTACTCGCCGGCTGTGCTGGCGACGACACCGGGACCGGTGAATTTCGACTCCTGATCAGCGACCAGCCTATGGCCATCGAGGAGTTCGATTCGTTAGATGTCACCCTCTCGTCTGCACGTATCTTCCAGGCCGGTGACGATGAGGAACTCACCTCGGCGGTGGTGAACGACACAGTGAACGAAACTGAGGAAGGCGAAGACGGTGACGGTGAGGGATTCGTCGAGTTCGATATCGACAATGTGACGGTCGATCTTACGACAGTCAAGGGTGATCGCGCCGTCTCAGTGGTTGAGGGCGAACTCGAAGCGGGGCGGTACTCGGGAATCGAACTCCGCGTCGCGAATGCCGAGGGGGTCGTCGATGGCGAATCTGTTGACGTGATGGTTCCAAGTGACCGGCTCCGCATCGTCAGACCCTTCGAGATTGGTGCGGACGAAGAACTGGATTTCGTCTTCGACATCACTGTCATCCAGAAGGGACCGACTGGCGGGTACAACCTGCTCCCCGTCATCGGAAAGAGTGGGGTCGCGGGCGACGACGTTGAGGTCGAAGAAGTAGAGCCCGAAGAAACCGGATAA
- a CDS encoding universal stress protein, with protein MGTIFVAYGGPGNKNAVLEFAVEQAAASEHDLLVYHVLEDEQESSQEIREEVERVVESVDPSVTYEVQFNTRSEVSDRTNISKQKRLTSAIQESDRDYEYVVMGCVERPTIEGIVHASMTEAVLEMHSTPVMLVPV; from the coding sequence ATGGGAACGATCTTCGTCGCGTATGGTGGACCCGGAAACAAAAATGCAGTTCTGGAGTTCGCTGTGGAACAGGCAGCCGCGAGCGAACACGATCTGCTCGTGTATCACGTCCTGGAGGACGAACAGGAGTCGTCCCAAGAAATCCGCGAGGAGGTAGAGCGAGTCGTCGAGAGCGTCGATCCGTCAGTCACGTACGAAGTGCAGTTCAATACCAGAAGCGAGGTGTCGGATCGCACGAATATCTCGAAACAAAAACGCCTCACCTCCGCAATTCAGGAATCAGACCGCGATTACGAATACGTGGTCATGGGATGTGTCGAACGCCCCACCATCGAAGGCATCGTCCACGCGAGCATGACGGAAGCGGTCCTCGAGATGCATTCTACTCCCGTCATGCTGGTCCCCGTTTGA
- a CDS encoding SHOCT domain-containing protein, producing MAAIVFVLWRAISTERSGESHSEQSDDAVETLRKRYARGDIDEETYEKRARKLRER from the coding sequence ATGGCCGCAATCGTATTCGTCCTCTGGAGGGCCATCAGTACGGAACGTTCCGGCGAGAGTCACTCAGAGCAATCAGACGATGCAGTGGAAACTCTGAGAAAACGCTATGCACGCGGTGACATCGACGAAGAGACGTACGAAAAGCGGGCCCGGAAGCTTCGGGAGCGGTAA
- a CDS encoding MATE family efflux transporter translates to MGIRGTARSLFRGPEEFDLTSGSIGKPLFFLSLPIVVTNLFQTAYNLADTFWLGQYSTDALAAISFAFPMVFLLISFGMGISVAGSVLVAQFTGAGEPRKAEYAASQTVTFAAIVSVVLGVVGYFGVDTFLGLIGASDTVLPLAVSYLEVISLGLLFMFGFFVFVALMRGYGDTITPMLVMFGSVALNIVIDPFLIFGWTVVENAPLVGTVAFPELGIQGAAIATVFSRGLGLIVGLAIMFRGNRGVQIHLRDMAPDFSYLPRLVRIGLPASLEGGGRALSMNLLLVIVAFFPDTVVAAYGIGTRVFSVIFLPAIAVARGVETMTGQNMGADKPDRAASAAKLAASVLFGVLTAAGILVWFTAAPIADLFTTDPAVVGITEQFLRYVALTFGFIGITRAYTGSFRGAGKTLTAAVISVATLGVIRFPIAWVASGPLAEAGIWVAFAISNVAGAVIAFLWYRRGSWREKDLTNSQPPQEKPRIETPADGD, encoded by the coding sequence ATGGGGATTCGAGGCACCGCCCGTTCGCTTTTCAGGGGTCCCGAGGAGTTCGATCTCACCTCGGGGAGCATCGGGAAGCCGCTGTTCTTCCTATCGTTGCCGATCGTGGTCACGAATCTCTTCCAGACCGCGTACAACCTCGCGGACACCTTCTGGCTCGGTCAGTACAGCACGGACGCACTGGCGGCCATCAGTTTCGCCTTTCCGATGGTCTTCTTGCTCATCTCCTTCGGGATGGGTATTTCCGTCGCCGGAAGCGTCCTCGTCGCCCAGTTTACCGGGGCGGGCGAACCGCGAAAGGCCGAATACGCCGCCTCCCAGACGGTAACGTTCGCCGCCATCGTTTCGGTCGTCCTCGGCGTCGTTGGCTATTTCGGCGTCGATACGTTTCTCGGTCTCATCGGAGCGTCCGATACCGTCCTCCCGCTGGCGGTAAGCTATCTGGAGGTGATTTCGCTGGGCCTTCTGTTCATGTTCGGCTTTTTCGTGTTCGTCGCGCTCATGCGGGGATACGGCGACACGATTACGCCGATGCTTGTCATGTTCGGATCGGTCGCGCTCAACATCGTCATCGATCCGTTTCTCATCTTCGGATGGACGGTCGTCGAGAACGCTCCGCTCGTCGGAACGGTCGCGTTTCCCGAACTCGGGATCCAGGGTGCGGCAATCGCGACGGTCTTTTCCCGTGGGTTGGGCCTGATCGTCGGTCTGGCGATCATGTTTCGTGGGAACCGGGGCGTCCAGATTCACCTGCGCGATATGGCACCAGATTTCTCGTACCTTCCCCGTCTCGTTCGCATCGGGCTCCCTGCTTCCCTCGAAGGGGGAGGCCGGGCCCTGTCGATGAACCTGCTGTTGGTGATCGTCGCGTTCTTCCCGGATACGGTCGTGGCCGCCTACGGCATCGGGACGCGAGTCTTCTCGGTCATTTTCCTGCCGGCTATCGCGGTCGCTCGTGGCGTCGAGACGATGACCGGCCAGAACATGGGCGCCGACAAACCGGATCGGGCGGCGAGCGCGGCGAAGCTCGCAGCGTCGGTCCTGTTCGGTGTGCTCACCGCTGCAGGCATCCTGGTCTGGTTCACCGCGGCACCGATCGCCGATCTGTTCACGACCGATCCGGCGGTCGTCGGGATAACCGAACAGTTCCTCCGGTACGTCGCCCTGACATTCGGTTTCATCGGGATCACGCGGGCCTATACCGGAAGCTTCCGTGGTGCGGGCAAGACGCTCACGGCGGCCGTGATCTCCGTGGCGACCCTCGGAGTCATTCGCTTCCCGATCGCCTGGGTCGCGTCCGGTCCGCTTGCCGAGGCCGGCATCTGGGTGGCGTTCGCCATCTCGAACGTCGCGGGAGCGGTGATTGCCTTTTTGTGGTACCGCCGAGGGTCGTGGCGGGAGAAAGACCTCACGAATTCGCAGCCACCCCAGGAAAAACCCCGTATCGAGACGCCTGCGGACGGTGACTGA
- a CDS encoding TVP38/TMEM64 family protein yields MQVFASRKDRRRALLSAMVVVMAFGLLYLAVQRYAPFLFRSAALRAWIAEFGVIAPLVFIVLQILQVIIAPIPGQVFALVAGYLFGGVAGTVYSLTGVIIGSAIAFCLARRYGRSFVEDILHDDVLVRFDGFVERVGIPGLFAIFLVPGIPDDVICFLSGLTTIRLRTFLVIVAVGRFPAYVITVFAGGDFASGQYGRALVLMGIAVFFSAVGYFYQKQIRRSVERIGARFIR; encoded by the coding sequence ATGCAGGTATTCGCGTCACGAAAAGACCGGCGGCGAGCACTCCTGTCCGCCATGGTAGTCGTGATGGCGTTCGGACTCCTGTATCTCGCCGTCCAACGGTACGCTCCGTTCCTCTTCCGATCCGCGGCGCTCCGGGCATGGATCGCCGAGTTCGGCGTGATCGCCCCCCTCGTCTTCATCGTCCTACAGATCCTTCAGGTGATCATCGCGCCGATTCCAGGACAGGTGTTCGCACTCGTCGCCGGCTACCTCTTCGGCGGAGTTGCCGGCACGGTCTACAGTCTCACTGGCGTTATCATCGGCAGCGCGATCGCCTTCTGTCTCGCCAGGCGATACGGCCGATCGTTCGTCGAGGACATTCTCCACGACGACGTTCTCGTGCGCTTCGACGGTTTCGTCGAGCGAGTGGGGATCCCAGGTCTCTTCGCGATCTTTCTCGTTCCGGGGATCCCAGACGACGTGATTTGTTTTCTCAGCGGGCTCACGACGATCCGACTTCGGACCTTCCTCGTCATCGTCGCCGTCGGTCGATTTCCGGCGTACGTCATCACCGTGTTCGCCGGCGGTGACTTCGCGAGCGGTCAGTATGGACGAGCGCTCGTGCTCATGGGGATTGCAGTCTTCTTCTCGGCAGTCGGGTATTTTTATCAGAAACAAATCCGGCGATCAGTTGAGAGGATCGGGGCTCGCTTTATCCGGTAG
- a CDS encoding ABC transporter permease subunit: protein MFETARYEMGRRLRGTAILSILISLYTGFIVWYFTVLENVPIEDVFEELPPAMRDAFGVESLATIEGFLGAEVYSFVWVLGLGLYFAYVAGGTIAGDVESKRMDLLLSFPISRSRLIAEKFSALLVPIVGVNVIASGAIYAQVTAIGESIDPMHLVLTHVLSVPYLLVCAAIGTMFSVVASRAALAERGAIGVVFVLFLVESVVGGADEYDWIQYLSPTYYYEPTPLLIDGTYDLIDTGILLAAFVGLLVLSQILFHRRDI, encoded by the coding sequence ATGTTTGAAACGGCCAGATACGAGATGGGTCGTCGTCTTCGCGGGACGGCAATCCTCTCGATTCTCATCAGCCTCTACACGGGGTTTATCGTGTGGTATTTCACCGTGCTGGAGAACGTGCCAATCGAGGACGTCTTCGAAGAACTCCCGCCCGCGATGCGGGACGCATTTGGCGTCGAATCGCTCGCGACGATCGAGGGATTCCTCGGGGCAGAGGTGTACAGTTTCGTGTGGGTACTCGGGTTAGGGTTGTACTTCGCGTACGTGGCTGGAGGGACGATCGCCGGAGACGTCGAGAGCAAACGGATGGACCTGCTGCTCTCGTTCCCGATTTCTCGATCGCGATTGATCGCAGAGAAATTTTCGGCGTTACTGGTCCCGATCGTTGGCGTCAATGTCATCGCAAGCGGTGCAATCTACGCCCAGGTCACCGCGATCGGCGAATCCATCGATCCAATGCATCTGGTGTTGACACACGTCCTGTCGGTCCCCTATCTCCTCGTGTGTGCAGCGATTGGCACGATGTTCTCCGTGGTTGCCAGCCGCGCGGCACTCGCAGAGCGTGGGGCCATCGGCGTCGTGTTCGTCCTGTTTCTCGTCGAGTCCGTCGTCGGCGGAGCGGACGAGTACGACTGGATTCAATACCTCAGTCCGACGTACTATTACGAACCGACGCCGCTCCTGATCGACGGAACGTACGATCTCATCGATACCGGCATTCTTCTGGCGGCGTTCGTCGGACTGCTGGTGCTCAGTCAAATCCTGTTTCACCGGCGCGATATCTAG
- a CDS encoding multicopper oxidase family protein: MTPEPAGEDSPAGVSAETWLYNDALPGPEIRAAEGDVIGVSLENGLSARTTVHWHGIPLANAMDGVPNVTQAPVEPGESFDYRFRAEPAGTYFYHSHAGLQLDRGLAGPLVIEESDPHVEYDREHVIVLDDYLSQAPRAPDSDGASEMQEGGPMGGMMNVYRPPYTGMIMNGRLASNAPFFDVTEGDRVRLRFVNASSATMFQVRTAGHQLDISHADGRPVEPVSADSFTFGPGERYDAIITADNPGTWEILADPVRGSEPSARGILRYEGEEERTPTPSEMGGRELSYDDLRAIEPIEGLDGTPDRTFDLTLSPGGDGYSWAIDGQTYPDADPLDVAHGDHVRIRMQNRSPVSHPMHVHGHFFQVGTAVKDTVVVPGRMGQTTIDFKADNPGNWFFHCHNLYHLEAGMARVIRYV, translated from the coding sequence TTGACGCCCGAACCAGCTGGCGAGGATTCACCGGCAGGGGTCTCAGCGGAAACCTGGCTGTACAACGATGCGCTCCCGGGCCCGGAGATCAGGGCCGCGGAGGGCGACGTCATCGGTGTGTCACTGGAAAACGGCTTGTCAGCACGCACCACGGTCCACTGGCATGGCATCCCCTTGGCGAATGCGATGGACGGTGTTCCGAACGTGACGCAGGCCCCGGTGGAACCGGGCGAATCATTCGACTACCGGTTTCGCGCCGAACCCGCGGGGACCTACTTCTACCATAGCCACGCAGGCCTCCAGTTGGACCGGGGACTCGCCGGTCCACTCGTCATCGAGGAGTCGGACCCCCACGTCGAATACGACCGAGAACACGTAATCGTCCTCGACGACTATCTCTCCCAGGCACCGCGTGCCCCTGACAGTGATGGGGCCAGCGAGATGCAAGAGGGTGGCCCCATGGGAGGGATGATGAACGTGTACCGACCCCCGTATACCGGGATGATTATGAACGGACGTCTGGCCAGTAATGCCCCTTTTTTCGATGTCACAGAAGGGGACCGCGTCAGACTGCGGTTCGTCAACGCGAGTAGCGCGACGATGTTCCAGGTCAGGACGGCAGGCCATCAATTAGACATTTCACACGCGGATGGCCGTCCCGTTGAACCTGTCTCGGCCGACTCCTTCACCTTCGGCCCTGGTGAGCGCTACGACGCCATCATTACAGCGGACAATCCTGGAACCTGGGAGATACTCGCGGACCCGGTTCGGGGCTCCGAACCGAGCGCCAGAGGGATACTCCGATATGAGGGCGAGGAGGAGCGGACCCCGACTCCTTCGGAGATGGGGGGCCGGGAACTGTCGTACGACGATCTGCGGGCCATCGAACCAATCGAAGGCCTCGACGGGACTCCGGACCGGACCTTCGACCTCACCTTGTCGCCCGGTGGTGACGGGTATAGCTGGGCTATCGACGGCCAGACGTACCCGGATGCGGACCCACTCGACGTTGCCCACGGTGATCACGTCCGCATCCGGATGCAAAATCGGAGTCCGGTTTCGCATCCGATGCACGTACACGGACACTTCTTCCAGGTCGGTACCGCGGTCAAGGACACAGTTGTGGTTCCCGGACGAATGGGCCAGACCACGATCGACTTCAAGGCGGATAATCCAGGTAACTGGTTCTTTCACTGCCACAATCTCTATCACCTGGAAGCCGGGATGGCCCGGGTCATCAGGTACGTGTGA
- a CDS encoding TetR/AcrR family transcriptional regulator, which produces MDNDTATEILEATYKAICQHGYADLSLSDIADETDRSKATIHYYYDSKENLFSEFLDFLYDRYTEQLTPVEGSTPREHLFTFLETVLSDEHTAPGQEFRTAMLEVKAQAPYDDTIRTQLVKFDEFLFEQLRDIITAGIASGEFDDTVEPTVAAEFLVTAVTGAHTRRVAVDHSTDRLLRAMRWYIETHIVDERQSEDDP; this is translated from the coding sequence ATGGACAACGACACTGCCACTGAAATTCTGGAGGCCACCTATAAAGCCATCTGCCAGCACGGGTACGCCGACCTGTCCCTGTCGGATATCGCTGACGAAACGGACCGGAGCAAGGCGACCATCCATTATTACTACGACAGCAAGGAAAATCTCTTCTCCGAGTTCCTCGACTTCCTCTACGACCGATACACCGAGCAATTGACGCCGGTCGAGGGGAGTACACCGCGCGAACACCTGTTTACATTCCTCGAAACGGTTCTCAGTGACGAGCACACGGCGCCGGGACAGGAGTTTCGGACCGCGATGCTCGAGGTGAAAGCACAGGCCCCGTATGACGACACCATCCGAACACAACTCGTAAAATTCGACGAATTTCTTTTCGAACAGCTCCGCGACATCATCACGGCCGGCATCGCGTCGGGCGAGTTCGACGATACTGTCGAACCGACCGTCGCTGCGGAGTTCCTCGTGACGGCGGTCACGGGGGCACACACGCGACGGGTCGCCGTCGATCACTCGACCGATCGGCTCCTTCGAGCGATGCGGTGGTACATCGAGACACATATCGTCGACGAGAGACAGTCGGAGGACGACCCCTGA
- a CDS encoding SLC5/6 family protein, with product MDLDLDGGTLLYVLGIGFALAALAYFVRDVVFALSITVKAALLFVAFLGFLLGGVTMDRDILDRVSLVLAGAAYVVFLVYVVTRYGLDATGIFLVLAASAVLFIGLGYVMRQHRPDIRARTGTILAVAFVGLAVLLVGADVATAGVSYDTEVEESITVSVPADSQPDRAVVPVETTIGTVTVNNDGPFTRPVSLPAVSGCLAGMDVGAQTDVHLDYRPRSYDRPDYIAGGETQSYTLVAQLPVPNETETLNVTVERGTDCEMSRDEPTLIVDVSETGGR from the coding sequence ATGGATCTCGATCTCGACGGTGGAACCCTCCTCTACGTGCTGGGAATCGGGTTCGCCCTCGCCGCCCTGGCGTACTTCGTCCGCGACGTGGTGTTTGCCCTCTCCATCACCGTGAAGGCCGCGCTGCTATTCGTGGCCTTTCTCGGTTTCCTCCTCGGCGGGGTCACAATGGATCGCGACATCCTCGACCGCGTCTCGCTGGTCCTCGCAGGCGCCGCGTACGTGGTTTTTCTCGTCTACGTGGTTACCAGATACGGGCTAGACGCGACAGGGATATTCCTCGTCCTGGCGGCCTCGGCGGTGCTATTCATCGGTCTCGGGTACGTCATGCGCCAACATCGTCCCGATATACGCGCGCGCACCGGTACCATCCTCGCTGTTGCGTTCGTGGGTCTCGCCGTCCTCCTGGTCGGAGCGGACGTCGCAACCGCCGGGGTATCGTACGATACCGAGGTCGAGGAGTCGATCACCGTCTCGGTTCCGGCAGATTCACAGCCGGATCGGGCGGTGGTCCCCGTGGAGACGACCATCGGCACGGTGACGGTGAACAACGACGGACCGTTCACCAGGCCAGTCTCCCTCCCGGCGGTCAGTGGCTGTCTCGCCGGAATGGACGTCGGAGCCCAGACGGACGTTCATCTCGATTACCGACCGCGAAGCTACGACCGCCCGGACTACATTGCGGGCGGGGAAACCCAGTCGTACACGCTCGTCGCACAACTACCGGTTCCGAACGAAACCGAGACGCTGAACGTTACGGTGGAGCGCGGAACCGACTGCGAGATGTCCCGGGACGAGCCGACGCTGATCGTCGACGTCTCCGAGACTGGCGGGCGGTGA
- a CDS encoding ABC transporter ATP-binding protein, with protein MPPIEVDDLTKDYGSVLANDAISFTVENGEIFGYLGPNGAGKSTTIRMLLGLLQPTAGTATVLGADSADEAAMIEAKQRIGYLPATLGFDEEVTGEEVLAYHGSIKGDTRLSDLLDIFSPPIDRPIREYSSGNKRMLGVIQAFMHDPDLVIMDEPTAGLDPLKQAEFNEFVNEERAKGTTVFFSSHVLSEVRQICDRVGIIRSGKLVELEDMKTLLGQGGKRVRIHTTDKAIERITALDGVREVNQFPAGVQFLYTGEYNALLRELAKHDVRDVDLSEPPLEEVFIHYYGDTVTGEDHRETHSNV; from the coding sequence ATGCCACCGATAGAGGTAGATGATCTCACCAAGGACTACGGTAGCGTTCTGGCGAACGACGCCATCTCGTTCACCGTCGAGAACGGGGAGATATTCGGGTATCTCGGTCCGAACGGCGCAGGCAAGTCGACGACGATCCGCATGCTTCTCGGATTGTTACAACCGACGGCGGGAACGGCCACGGTACTCGGGGCTGACAGTGCCGATGAGGCCGCGATGATCGAGGCGAAACAGCGAATCGGGTATCTGCCGGCAACCCTCGGGTTCGACGAGGAAGTCACCGGGGAAGAGGTTCTGGCCTACCACGGGTCGATCAAAGGAGATACCCGGCTGTCCGATCTTCTCGACATTTTCTCCCCACCGATCGACCGTCCCATTCGCGAATATTCGTCCGGGAACAAGCGAATGCTGGGCGTGATTCAGGCGTTCATGCACGACCCCGACCTCGTGATCATGGACGAACCCACGGCAGGGCTCGATCCACTCAAACAGGCAGAGTTCAACGAGTTCGTCAATGAGGAACGTGCCAAAGGAACGACGGTCTTCTTCTCCTCCCACGTGCTAAGCGAGGTCCGGCAGATCTGTGATCGCGTCGGCATCATCCGCTCCGGGAAACTCGTCGAACTCGAGGACATGAAGACGTTGCTCGGCCAGGGCGGCAAGCGCGTTCGAATCCATACCACCGATAAAGCCATCGAGCGGATCACGGCCCTCGACGGGGTTCGGGAGGTGAATCAGTTTCCCGCCGGCGTTCAATTCCTGTACACGGGTGAGTACAACGCGCTCCTCCGCGAACTGGCGAAACACGACGTTCGTGATGTCGACCTGAGTGAACCCCCGCTCGAAGAGGTCTTCATCCACTACTACGGCGATACTGTTACGGGCGAGGACCATCGGGAGACCCACTCGAATGTTTGA
- a CDS encoding COG1361 S-layer family protein gives MNRQHALMVIVISLLLGATATGLGDAQNESVFVRGEPDLQVFAPDPTLTPGSTTNLTLQVANDGEIRLGASADRGIVTTARAVTVELEGEDPIAVETERQSVGSVTEHDVKAVPITVTVPEDAPSGEYTCEVTLDYSHTYQYSSNAGAVQERSRTVTRSIELRVDDGPRFEMQTLDSDVRVGDAGTLRTNITNVGGETARDLTVELESTSEDLTLGETARNTARIDELDPGENATLTYEANVRSDAALRTVPITGTIRFTDPDGVRDTQDGISIGVQPGTEQGFVLSVDESTLRVNETGVLRGTVQNMGPANVSDAVLVLDNATFEPRNPTYSIGDLAANKSTTFQFRGTVPFDADAVPQRIDITTLYRTPADNERETHHSLHVPIAERRDAVVVTAIDSQFDAGEDGVLELSITNRRETEIRDVRLTVGVNDPLESDVRTTVVPSLQPGETDRVAFDLSIDSDAPETRFPATVGVTYTDHDDRRKTARPSTVAITVTETGDDLSTEIFIFGFLLIVVAAGAWWFYGRG, from the coding sequence ATGAACCGACAACACGCACTCATGGTTATCGTCATTTCACTACTACTCGGAGCCACCGCCACGGGTCTCGGAGATGCACAAAACGAATCGGTATTCGTCCGGGGGGAACCCGATCTCCAGGTGTTCGCCCCCGATCCGACGCTCACGCCCGGCAGCACGACGAACCTCACACTGCAAGTGGCCAACGACGGGGAGATTCGCCTAGGTGCCTCAGCAGACAGGGGAATCGTCACGACAGCACGCGCGGTCACCGTCGAACTCGAAGGGGAGGATCCGATAGCAGTCGAGACCGAACGACAATCGGTCGGTTCAGTTACCGAACATGACGTGAAAGCGGTCCCGATCACCGTCACCGTTCCGGAGGATGCACCGTCTGGTGAGTACACGTGTGAGGTCACGCTCGACTATTCGCACACGTATCAATATTCCTCGAACGCCGGTGCCGTCCAGGAGCGATCACGGACGGTAACTCGATCAATCGAGCTTCGTGTCGATGACGGGCCGCGATTCGAAATGCAAACCCTCGATAGCGACGTTCGAGTCGGGGATGCCGGCACGCTCCGGACGAACATCACGAACGTCGGTGGCGAAACGGCACGGGACCTGACAGTCGAACTCGAATCGACCAGCGAGGATCTCACGCTCGGGGAAACCGCCCGCAATACGGCCCGGATCGACGAACTCGATCCCGGTGAGAATGCGACACTCACCTACGAGGCGAACGTCCGTTCAGATGCAGCACTTCGAACCGTCCCGATTACGGGCACCATCCGATTCACAGATCCGGACGGAGTACGAGACACCCAGGACGGAATATCGATCGGAGTACAGCCCGGAACCGAACAGGGGTTCGTGCTGTCGGTCGACGAATCGACGCTCCGGGTCAATGAGACGGGTGTACTCCGGGGCACCGTTCAGAATATGGGGCCCGCAAACGTGAGCGACGCCGTCCTCGTGCTCGACAATGCCACGTTCGAACCGCGAAATCCGACGTACTCCATCGGCGATCTCGCTGCCAACAAATCCACGACGTTCCAATTCCGGGGAACGGTCCCGTTCGACGCTGACGCCGTCCCCCAGCGGATCGATATCACGACCCTGTATCGCACCCCCGCCGATAATGAACGCGAAACACACCATTCGTTGCACGTCCCGATCGCCGAACGTCGAGATGCCGTCGTCGTGACGGCGATCGACTCTCAGTTCGACGCCGGCGAGGATGGCGTTCTCGAACTATCGATTACCAATCGACGTGAAACCGAGATCCGAGACGTTCGCCTCACAGTAGGCGTCAACGACCCACTGGAGAGTGACGTACGCACGACGGTCGTCCCGTCACTCCAACCCGGTGAAACCGATCGCGTCGCCTTCGATCTCTCGATCGACAGTGACGCTCCGGAGACTCGTTTCCCCGCAACCGTCGGGGTCACGTACACCGATCACGACGATCGGCGCAAAACGGCTCGCCCGTCGACGGTGGCTATCACTGTGACGGAGACCGGGGACGATCTATCCACCGAGATTTTCATCTTCGGGTTTCTGTTGATCGTCGTGGCCGCCGGTGCGTGGTGGTTCTATGGGAGGGGATGA